A stretch of Arachis hypogaea cultivar Tifrunner chromosome 15, arahy.Tifrunner.gnm2.J5K5, whole genome shotgun sequence DNA encodes these proteins:
- the LOC112751372 gene encoding uncharacterized protein, protein MGKSWKETRLRLYNAYFEPTSTTEENIENRPPGIDREHWRWFLEYRAKPETKEKCKKNAKNRSKQQYTHTGGSKSFARRIEEESEQQGRIVGRGELWIAVHKKKDGSYMNDEARAIGERIEEIEQQDESSRVLSQNDSIAQVFGKEKPGRVRGVGFGPTPSQLFGPNSHGYGNGVQLEETQKKLLELEGQLEGEKLKRKAMEDEAAADKKKMKAMESALIYLFQRQGEELPPDIAAGMCFVE, encoded by the exons ATGGGGAAGTCCTGGAAGGAGACAAGGCTGAGGTTGTATAATGCTTATTTCGAGCCAACGTCCACGACTGAAGAAAATATTGAGAACCGTCCGCCGGGAATCGATCGAGAGCATTGGAGATGGTTCCTTGAGTATCGCGCCAAACCTGAAACGAAG GAGAAGTGCAAGAAAAATGCGAAGAATCGATCAAAACAGCAATATACACACACTGGCGGTTCAAAAAGCTTTGCACGACGGATCGAAGAAGAG TCGGAACAACAAGGGAGAATAGTCGGAAGAGGGGAGTTATGGATCGCAGTGCACAAAAAAAAGGACGGCTCCTACATGAATGATGAAGCAAGAGCAATCGGT GAAAGAATTGAGGAGATTGAGCAACAGGATGAGTCATCTAGGGTGTTGTCTCAGAATGATTCCATTGCTCAGGTTTTTGGAAAAGAGAAACCGGGTAGAGTACGTGGTGTGGGTTTTGGACCGACTCCTAGTCAGCTCTTCGGGCCAAATTCACATGGGTATGGCAACGGAGTCCAACTAGAGGAGACTCAGAAGAAGCTGCTTGAACTGGAGGGACAGCTGGAAGGCGAGAAGTTAAAGAGGAAGGCGATGGAGGATGAGGCAGCAGCagataagaaaaagatgaagGCGATGGAGAGTGCTCTGATTTATCTGTTTCAACGGCAGGGTGAGGAATTGCCACCAGACATCGCTGCAGGAATGTGTTTCGTGGAATGA
- the LOC114923986 gene encoding uncharacterized protein has protein sequence MPGNDIDVYLQPLIHELKQLWAGVDTYDASEKKTFKMRAALMWTISDFPGLGNLSGWNTYGGRACPTCNLDADPRRLTFSQKWCFMGHRRFLNHDHRYRQDRIRFDGNVEDRSPPVKLTGRDILRQLEGVPVTHGKVGAVGGKRRRGQQTVVQDESPWKKRSIFFDLPYWENNEIRHNLDVMHIEKNVCDNIVFTMLNESGKSKDHLKARKDLQLMGIRHDMWPLEGGKYPSAIFTMSNPQKDVFLRTIKNVVFPDGYSSNISRCVDLKQRKLSGLKSHDCHILMEHLIPIASRHTLPTQVSAVLAQLSAFFRLLCSKSIDPHQLPILQDRVVHTLCHMEMIFPPSFFTVMVHLTVHLVEEARLGGPVHYRWMYPIERYLCRLKQYVRNRAQPEGSIAEGYLSEEILTFCSRYLDNVETRINRPTRVDDRLNDALPSEVSSMFPVVGKAAGAASYFTLTATEILQAHRHVLVNCLAVEKFLEEYRAITKRKLRSRTRSQAHIDSVVHREFPNWFRHEVPFGSTSHSNELQWLACGPRAQARRFQAYNVNGFKFRSVSRDEGLKTQNSGVYVTSDTRSYASKRDLNVAVGGVSYYGRLVDIIELNYSGQFNVVLFKCLWADTTSGRGIRQDELGHTCVNFANPIHTGDREDDEPYILASEARLVFYVEDEVDNGWSVVVHVMPRDLFDMGEDYEHCEVDFHPQLCMTSLPEFDVEGLRLTRDEILEESTNDVVEDCDEAASYKDI, from the exons ATGCCTGGCAATGACATAGATGTCTACCTACAACCCCTCATCCATGAGTTGAAGCAGTTGTGGGCCGGTGTTGATACGTACGACGCCTCTGAGAAGAAAACATTTAAGATGCGTGCTGCTTTGATGTGGACTATCAGCGACTTTCCTGGATTAGGCAATTTATCTGGCTGGAATACGTACGGCGGGAGAGCTTGCCCCACGTGCAATTTGGACGCCGATCCGAGGCGACTCACCTTCAGTCAGAAATGGTGTTTCATGGGTCATCGTCGCTTCTTGAATCACGATCACAGATATAGACAGGACCGGATTAGATTTGATGGAAATGTAGAGGATAGATCCCCGCCTGTCAAATTGACTGGCAGGGATATCTTGAGACAGTTGGAGGGTGTGCCAGTCACACACGGCAAGGTGGGCGCGGTGGGCGGTAAAAGAAGGCGCGGACAGCAGACCGTGGTTCAAGACGAGTCTCCCTGGAAAAAGAGGAGTATATTTTTTGATCTCCCATACTGGGAGAACAACGAAATACGCCACAACCTTGACgtgatgcacatagagaagaatgtgTGCGACAACATCGTCTTCACCATGTTAAACGAGAGTGGAAAGTCCAAAGACCACCTAAAGGCTCGAAAAGATCTCCAGTTGATGGGAATCAGGCATGATATGTGGCCACTTGAAGGTGGAAAGTATCCTTCTGCAATCTTTACCATGTCTAATCCACAGAAGGATGTCTTTCTTCGGACCATCAAGAATGTGGTCTTCCCAGACGGGTACTCCAGCAACATCTCTCGTTGTGTTGATTTAAAACAGCGCAAGTTATCGGGTTTGAAGAGTCATGACTGCCACATTCTAATGGAGCATCTAATTCCAATTGCGTCAAGACACACATTGCCCACCCAAGTGTCCGCCGTCTTGGCTCAGTTATCAGCCTTTTTTCGACTACTATGCAGCAAATCCATAGATCCTCATCAACTCCCTATCCTTCAGGATCGTGTGGTCCACACACTATGCCACATGGAGATGATATTTCCACCATCCTTTTTCACAGTCATGGTTCATCTAACGGTTCATTTGGTCGAGGAGGCACGCCTCGGTGGCCCAGTGCATTACCGGTGGATGTACCCAATTGAGAG GTACCTATGTCGTCTCAAGCAGTACGTGCGTAATAGGGCACAACCGGAGGGATCTATTGCAGAGGGCTACCTGTCAGAAGAGATTCTCACATTCTGTTCAAGATATCTAGATAATGTCGAGACTAGGATCAACCGACCGACGCGGGTTGACGATCGGCTGAATGATGCCCTGCCCAGTGAGGTTTCTAGCATGTTCCCAGTAGTTGGAAAGGCGGCCGGGGCTGCTTCATATTTTACTTTGACAGCCACTGAGATCCTTCAAGCACATCGTCATGTACTGGTCAATTGCCTTGCTGTTGAGAAATTTTTGGA GGAGTACAGAGCCATCACAAAGAGAAAACTGCGAAGTAGAACGAGGTCCCAGGCTCACATAGATAGTGTGGTGCACAGAGAATTCCCCAACTGGTTCAGGCATGAG GTCCCATTCGGAAGCACCAGTCATTCGAACGAGTTGCAGTGGCTTGCCTGTGGGCCCCGTGCTCAGGCCAGACGCTTTCAAGCTTACAACGTCAATGGATTTAAATTTAGATCCGTCTCAAGGGATGAAGGGCTGAAAACACAAAATAGCGGGGTTTATGTCACTTCAGATACCCGGAGTTATGCAAGCAAACGGGATCTCAATGTTGCCGTTGGCGGTGTCTCGTACTACGGGAGATTAGTAGACATCATCGAGCTAAATTATAGTGGTCAGTTCAATGTAGTCTTGTTCAAATGTCTCTGGGCAGACACCACGTCGGGCAGAGGCATACGACAAGACGAGTTGGGTCATACCTGTGTCAATTTTGCCAATCCGATTCACACCGGTGATCGAGAAGACGATGAGCCGTACATCCTAGCATCTGAGGCGCGTCTTGTGTTCTACGTGGAGGATGAGGTGGACAACGGGTGGAGTGTAGTAGTCCATGTGATGCCAAGAGATTTGTTTGACATGGGCGAAGATTATGAACATTGTGAAGTCGACTTTCATCCCCAGTTGTGTATGACTAGCTTGCCTGAATTTGATGTCGAAGGCTTGCGGTTGACAAGAGATGAGATTTTAGAGGAGTCCACAAATGACGTGGTTGAGGATTGTGATGAGGCCGCCTCATATAAAGATATCTAG